The following proteins come from a genomic window of Campylobacter concisus:
- a CDS encoding twin-arginine translocation signal domain-containing protein, whose product MQKNRREFLKKAGLVGAVAATAGVATAVASNLKYGKSKKTEVLYKRSKNWDLYYEQAK is encoded by the coding sequence ATGCAAAAAAATAGGCGAGAATTTTTAAAAAAGGCGGGGCTAGTCGGAGCTGTAGCGGCTACGGCCGGAGTAGCGACGGCAGTGGCGTCAAACCTAAAATACGGCAAAAGCAAAAAGACCGAAGTGCTTTATAAAAGAAGCAAAAACTGGGATCTATACTACGAACAAGCAAAATAA
- the tupC gene encoding tungstate ABC transporter ATP-binding protein TupC gives MINVRNLRLNYGASEILNIPRLDIDVTKITALTGSNGSGKSTLMRVMSFLQKPTSGEVRLWESSAPSLNLLRDVSVLLPEPALLKRSVRENFRAVLKSRGVLGEFDERASEALNLVGLDESFLNKRHFELSSGQTQRVSFALNLALRSRLYLLDEPTNSVDVGTSKLFGKAVLYMRQRYGCGFVIASHDDKWLTAIAEENVFLHKGRVCEFEYKNIFDTRDGVLKFDENASVNLPQNLRNAVKIAVNPSKITLSKTLIEGYLEGILHSVSLYLGKELLVKIKVGDFLIKTLAENSQNFNVGEMIYFKFDEEAFLGLE, from the coding sequence GTGATAAACGTTAGAAATTTACGCCTAAACTACGGCGCGAGCGAGATTTTAAACATCCCGCGCCTTGATATCGACGTTACCAAAATCACCGCGCTAACGGGCAGCAACGGCAGCGGCAAAAGCACGCTGATGCGTGTAATGTCGTTTTTACAAAAGCCAACTAGCGGCGAGGTGCGGCTGTGGGAAAGCAGCGCGCCTAGTCTAAATTTACTGCGCGACGTTAGCGTTTTGTTGCCAGAACCGGCACTTTTAAAACGCTCCGTGAGGGAAAATTTTAGGGCCGTTTTAAAAAGCCGCGGAGTGCTGGGGGAATTTGACGAGCGAGCGAGCGAGGCGTTAAATTTGGTCGGGCTTGACGAGAGTTTTTTAAACAAGCGTCACTTTGAGCTTAGCTCCGGACAGACGCAGCGCGTTAGCTTTGCGTTAAATTTGGCGCTTAGATCGCGTCTTTATCTACTCGACGAGCCGACAAATAGCGTGGACGTGGGCACGTCAAAGCTGTTTGGCAAGGCGGTGCTTTACATGCGGCAAAGATACGGCTGCGGCTTTGTGATCGCTAGCCACGACGACAAATGGCTAACCGCCATCGCCGAAGAAAACGTCTTTTTGCACAAAGGTCGCGTGTGCGAATTCGAGTACAAAAATATATTCGACACGCGGGACGGGGTTTTAAAATTTGACGAAAACGCGAGCGTAAATTTACCGCAAAATTTACGTAACGCCGTAAAGATCGCCGTAAATCCAAGTAAAATAACGCTAAGCAAAACGCTGATAGAAGGCTATCTTGAGGGCATCTTGCACTCGGTTTCGCTCTATCTTGGCAAAGAGCTTTTGGTGAAAATCAAAGTCGGCGACTTTTTAATAAAAACGCTGGCGGAGAATTCGCAAAATTTTAACGTCGGCGAGATGATTTATTTTAAATTTGACGAGGAAGCGTTTTTGGGGCTTGAGTGA
- the tupA gene encoding tungstate ABC transporter substrate-binding protein TupA gives MKKVILGSLIASVLAFAGDSELIMATTTSTDNTGLLDAIYPAYKAKTGVDIKWTAVGTGAALKLGENCDADILFVHSPKVEKEFVEKGFGVERKPVMYNDFVVIADKSIADKFKGKDIKESFELIKKENIKFFSRGDKSGTDNKEKGIWKKIAGEVPEKDGWYMQTGQGMLATINAAAEQKGVTFTDRGTYIKYEANQKGHPEMVIINEGDNDLKNFYSLIAVNPKHCPKTDIENAEKFIKWATSEEGQKFIGDFKLLDKPLFTPDANSRKN, from the coding sequence ATGAAAAAAGTAATATTAGGCTCGCTAATCGCGAGCGTTTTGGCGTTTGCAGGCGATAGCGAACTCATCATGGCAACTACAACCAGCACCGATAACACGGGGCTACTAGACGCGATCTATCCTGCGTATAAGGCAAAAACAGGCGTCGATATCAAATGGACCGCCGTAGGCACTGGAGCAGCTTTAAAACTAGGCGAAAACTGCGATGCGGACATACTTTTCGTGCATTCGCCAAAGGTTGAGAAAGAATTCGTAGAAAAAGGCTTTGGCGTCGAGAGAAAACCCGTAATGTACAATGACTTCGTCGTTATCGCTGATAAATCAATCGCTGATAAATTTAAAGGTAAAGATATAAAAGAGAGCTTTGAGCTGATCAAAAAAGAGAATATCAAATTTTTCTCTCGCGGCGATAAATCAGGCACAGACAATAAAGAAAAAGGCATCTGGAAAAAGATCGCTGGTGAAGTCCCTGAAAAAGACGGCTGGTATATGCAAACAGGCCAAGGTATGCTAGCTACGATAAATGCTGCTGCTGAGCAAAAAGGCGTTACATTTACTGATCGTGGTACTTACATTAAATATGAAGCAAACCAAAAAGGTCATCCTGAGATGGTCATCATCAACGAGGGCGACAACGATCTTAAAAACTTCTACTCTCTAATCGCAGTAAATCCAAAACACTGCCCTAAAACTGACATCGAAAATGCAGAGAAATTTATAAAATGGGCTACAAGCGAAGAGGGTCAGAAATTTATAGGTGACTTTAAGCTGCTAGATAAGCCGCTTTTCACGCCTGACGCAAACAGTCGCAAAAACTAA
- a CDS encoding TorD/DmsD family molecular chaperone, with translation MTSKGEFAAGRGLYYSLFSRFFVFSQDADRFAGVNAILDLAAAHALNEESAAAIMRIQAKFDEKNPQNLVDEFDEIFHAPPSPLRNSLSYYDEGYEVGHACAKVRKILASTDLRRDEAKFKENEDNVGFVFALMSEFIAREGERELYGELEEQLFKEVINPNIDEFIKSLFNHESSEIYKDVAVLLQGFIEFERVVLSAPRPINHGENKKTLDGVSRSEAIRRQKNRVRKLKAMEEENAKK, from the coding sequence ATGACTAGCAAGGGCGAATTTGCGGCGGGACGCGGGCTTTACTACTCGCTATTTTCGCGTTTTTTCGTTTTTAGCCAAGACGCCGATAGATTTGCAGGCGTAAACGCGATACTAGACCTTGCCGCAGCGCACGCTCTAAACGAGGAATCGGCCGCTGCCATAATGCGCATACAGGCAAAATTCGACGAGAAAAATCCGCAAAATTTAGTGGATGAATTCGATGAAATTTTCCACGCTCCGCCAAGCCCTCTTAGAAACTCACTGTCGTACTACGACGAGGGCTACGAGGTCGGGCATGCTTGCGCGAAAGTGCGTAAAATTTTAGCCAGCACCGATCTTAGACGCGACGAGGCTAAATTTAAAGAAAACGAAGACAACGTGGGCTTTGTATTTGCGCTGATGAGCGAATTTATCGCGCGCGAGGGCGAGCGTGAGCTATACGGCGAGCTAGAGGAGCAGCTTTTTAAAGAGGTCATAAATCCAAACATCGATGAGTTTATAAAGAGTCTTTTTAATCACGAAAGTAGCGAAATTTACAAAGACGTCGCGGTACTACTGCAAGGATTTATCGAGTTCGAGCGCGTAGTTTTAAGCGCGCCGCGTCCTATAAATCACGGCGAAAACAAAAAGACTTTGGACGGAGTTTCAAGATCTGAGGCTATAAGAAGACAAAAAAACCGAGTGAGAAAGCTAAAAGCTATGGAGGAAGAAAATGCAAAAAAATAG
- a CDS encoding molybdopterin-dependent oxidoreductase, translating to MPHSNAVGRRSFLKMAALAGVAGGMSGLAASGVTRSATKEEMANPFPNSKIVKTVCTVCSVGCGVRAEVENGVWVRQEVAQDHPVSAGGHCCKGSDVIDMVRSHCRVKYPMKKVGGKWKRISYKEALDEIGTKLKAYREKNPEQVMFLGSAKDCNEQSYYISKFVAMFGTNNLDHQARLUHSSTVAGVANTWGYGAMTNHLGDIQNAKSIFIVGANPAVNHPVGFRHFLKAKENNGAKLIVVDPRYTRTAAKADYFAQIRTGTDIPFMYGMMNIIFQNGWEDKEFINDRVYGMDLIREEAAKWTPEVVADVCGIKKETLLEITEVYAKNRPGSVVWAMGLTQHTIGSSNTRIAPILQLVLGNMGVSGGGCNILRGHDNVQGATDMANLPTELPGYYPKNEANWKYFAKMWKVDFEWLQKNFVKPEMMFKPGFTLSKWWAGVLDGKNGNEAVDNAGDSIKALVVIGNGITSTAQQVKVKEGLDALELLVLVDPFVNDAGVITDKKDDVYILPAATQFETSGTVVATNRSGQWRSQVVEPLFESMPDHEILFELAKRLGYYDELTRTIRDAEGKIEWPEVATREIANIIKTIGMTGWTPERLKKHQENWDKFDEKTSLGKPGTVVEGEYYGLPWPCWTEDHPGSPILYDINKSVRQGGMGFRNRFGLEHNGVSQLAANGSAPVDSFVKGGYPEIKKDNIEKVLGITLTEDEKAKIGGSWIHDDSNIIAKKCMEKNIAPYGNARARTIVWTFADQIPLHREPLHTPRFDLAQKYPSFEDKKLQNRVDTKFKSVQLAKDYSKEFPIILTTARLVNFSGAGMETRASMYLSRLTPEMFADIHPELAAKHGIKNWDFIWVHSPEGTKVKVRARVVPSVKPDTIFMPFHYAGYMQGVDMTGNFPEGTKPYAVGESANTVTNYGYDINTQIPETKSGLCRIEKA from the coding sequence ATGCCCCACTCAAACGCAGTCGGGCGAAGATCGTTTTTAAAAATGGCCGCGCTAGCAGGCGTAGCGGGCGGCATGAGCGGGCTGGCTGCTAGCGGCGTAACTAGAAGCGCCACAAAAGAAGAAATGGCAAATCCGTTTCCAAACTCTAAAATCGTAAAAACCGTTTGTACGGTTTGCTCCGTTGGATGCGGAGTGCGCGCCGAGGTAGAAAACGGCGTTTGGGTACGCCAAGAGGTAGCTCAAGATCACCCGGTAAGCGCTGGTGGCCACTGCTGTAAGGGTAGCGACGTCATCGATATGGTGCGCTCTCACTGCCGCGTAAAATACCCGATGAAAAAAGTAGGCGGCAAATGGAAACGCATCAGCTACAAAGAGGCTCTTGATGAAATCGGCACCAAACTAAAAGCGTATCGCGAAAAAAATCCAGAGCAAGTAATGTTTCTAGGCTCTGCAAAAGATTGCAACGAACAAAGCTATTATATAAGCAAATTCGTAGCGATGTTCGGGACTAATAATCTAGATCACCAAGCACGTCTTTGACACAGCTCTACAGTCGCCGGTGTGGCGAATACTTGGGGTTACGGAGCTATGACAAATCATCTTGGAGATATCCAAAACGCGAAGTCTATCTTTATAGTGGGCGCAAATCCGGCGGTAAATCACCCGGTCGGCTTTAGACATTTTCTAAAAGCGAAGGAAAATAACGGCGCAAAGCTAATCGTGGTCGATCCAAGATACACGAGAACTGCGGCTAAGGCTGATTATTTTGCTCAAATTCGTACCGGCACGGATATACCTTTTATGTATGGCATGATGAATATCATCTTTCAAAACGGCTGGGAAGATAAGGAATTTATAAACGACCGCGTCTACGGTATGGATCTGATCCGCGAAGAGGCTGCCAAATGGACACCTGAAGTCGTAGCAGATGTTTGCGGGATCAAAAAAGAGACGCTTCTTGAGATAACCGAAGTTTACGCTAAAAATCGCCCGGGATCGGTCGTTTGGGCGATGGGTCTAACTCAGCACACCATAGGCAGCTCAAATACCCGTATCGCTCCGATCCTGCAACTAGTGCTAGGAAATATGGGCGTTAGCGGCGGCGGCTGTAACATCCTTCGCGGCCACGACAACGTTCAAGGCGCGACGGATATGGCGAATTTGCCGACCGAGCTACCCGGGTACTATCCAAAAAACGAAGCCAACTGGAAATACTTCGCTAAGATGTGGAAGGTCGATTTTGAATGGCTCCAAAAGAATTTCGTTAAGCCTGAAATGATGTTTAAGCCCGGATTTACGCTATCAAAATGGTGGGCGGGCGTGCTTGACGGTAAAAACGGCAACGAAGCCGTAGATAATGCCGGCGACAGTATAAAAGCCTTAGTGGTAATCGGCAACGGTATCACATCAACCGCGCAACAAGTAAAAGTAAAAGAAGGCCTAGATGCGCTTGAGCTTTTAGTACTGGTAGATCCTTTCGTAAACGATGCCGGCGTGATAACTGACAAAAAAGACGACGTCTATATACTGCCTGCGGCGACGCAGTTTGAAACCAGCGGTACGGTCGTAGCGACAAACCGCAGCGGCCAGTGGAGAAGCCAGGTCGTAGAGCCTTTGTTTGAGAGTATGCCGGATCACGAAATTTTATTCGAGCTTGCCAAAAGGCTAGGCTACTATGACGAGCTAACGCGCACGATCAGAGACGCCGAAGGTAAGATCGAGTGGCCTGAGGTCGCTACGCGCGAGATTGCAAATATAATAAAAACTATCGGCATGACGGGCTGGACTCCGGAAAGGCTCAAAAAGCACCAAGAAAACTGGGATAAATTTGACGAAAAAACAAGTCTAGGAAAACCGGGCACCGTAGTCGAAGGCGAATACTACGGCTTGCCGTGGCCGTGCTGGACAGAGGATCATCCGGGCAGCCCGATACTTTACGATATAAACAAGTCCGTTAGGCAAGGCGGTATGGGTTTTAGAAACCGCTTCGGCTTAGAGCATAACGGAGTTAGCCAATTAGCCGCAAACGGTAGTGCGCCCGTAGATTCGTTTGTCAAGGGCGGATATCCGGAGATCAAAAAAGATAACATCGAAAAGGTGCTAGGCATCACGCTAACCGAAGATGAAAAGGCTAAAATAGGCGGCAGCTGGATACATGACGATAGTAATATCATCGCTAAAAAATGCATGGAGAAAAACATCGCTCCGTACGGCAACGCACGAGCTAGGACGATCGTTTGGACTTTTGCGGATCAAATTCCTCTTCACAGAGAGCCGCTGCATACGCCTAGATTTGATCTAGCGCAGAAGTATCCGAGCTTTGAGGATAAGAAACTTCAAAACCGCGTCGATACGAAATTTAAATCCGTCCAGCTAGCAAAGGACTACTCAAAAGAATTTCCTATTATCCTCACGACGGCTCGCCTCGTAAATTTTAGCGGCGCGGGCATGGAGACGAGAGCTAGTATGTATCTAAGCCGCTTGACGCCTGAGATGTTTGCGGATATCCACCCTGAACTTGCGGCTAAACACGGCATTAAAAACTGGGATTTCATCTGGGTTCATTCGCCTGAAGGCACTAAGGTTAAGGTGCGCGCCAGAGTGGTACCGTCCGTTAAACCCGACACCATCTTTATGCCGTTTCATTATGCGGGTTATATGCAAGGCGTTGATATGACTGGTAATTTCCCGGAAGGCACCAAGCCTTATGCGGTAGGCGAGAGCGCAAATACCGTCACTAACTACGGATATGATATAAACACTCAGATTCCTGAAACCAAAAGCGGTCTATGCCGCATAGAAAAGGCGTAA
- the tupB gene encoding tungstate ABC transporter permease TupB, with product MDFLLNGFLEAFRLLFSGDEETYSAIRATLYTSSVSIFFAILVGFPLGFTLGFYDFKGRRILRLLSDTALAMPTVAIGLILYAFITRNGPFGEFGLLFTLKAVMLGQFVLALPIIISLSASVVENMDKKHYLTILNLRLSAPRLVGCVLYELRYALMVVVATAYGRIVAEVGVAMMIGGNIKYFTRTITTAVSLETNKGEFAMGIALALVLIFIAFAVNLAIHALKRLDR from the coding sequence TTGGACTTTCTACTAAACGGATTTTTAGAGGCCTTTAGGCTGCTTTTTAGCGGCGATGAGGAGACGTATTCGGCGATCAGGGCGACGCTTTACACTTCAAGCGTTTCGATATTTTTTGCGATTTTAGTCGGTTTTCCGCTAGGATTTACGCTGGGATTTTACGATTTTAAAGGGCGCAGGATTTTGAGACTGCTCAGCGATACGGCGCTTGCGATGCCGACGGTCGCGATCGGGCTTATTTTGTACGCATTTATCACGCGAAACGGTCCGTTTGGCGAGTTTGGACTGCTTTTTACGCTAAAAGCCGTGATGCTGGGGCAGTTTGTGCTAGCACTACCTATCATCATCTCGCTAAGCGCTAGCGTCGTGGAAAATATGGACAAAAAACACTATCTAACGATCTTAAATTTACGCCTGAGCGCGCCGCGGCTAGTTGGCTGCGTGCTTTACGAGCTAAGGTATGCTCTGATGGTGGTCGTAGCGACGGCGTACGGGCGCATCGTGGCTGAGGTGGGCGTGGCGATGATGATCGGCGGAAATATCAAATATTTTACCCGCACGATCACGACTGCGGTGTCGCTGGAGACGAACAAGGGCGAGTTTGCGATGGGTATCGCGCTAGCTTTGGTACTTATTTTTATCGCATTTGCAGTAAATTTGGCGATACATGCGCTAAAAAGGCTTGATAGATGA